In the genome of Pseudomonas bubulae, one region contains:
- the lolB gene encoding lipoprotein insertase outer membrane protein LolB — MFYRHLRHLVVFSLIAVLAGCAGFGARESVEGHGSPALWSAHKQQLTRLDGWQISGKVGIRAPKESGSATLFWLQRQDYYDIRLSGPLGRGAARLTGRPGSVLLEVANQGRYEAPTPEALLGEQLGWSLPVSHLVWWVRGLPAPGSKSRVTLNADSRLANLEQDGWKIEYLSYVEQNGFWLPERVKLHGPDLDVTLVVKDWQPRLLGQ; from the coding sequence ATGTTTTATCGTCACTTGCGCCATCTCGTGGTTTTCAGCCTGATTGCCGTGCTCGCCGGTTGCGCGGGCTTCGGCGCCCGCGAATCCGTAGAAGGCCACGGCAGCCCTGCCCTGTGGTCAGCCCACAAACAGCAATTGACCCGGCTCGACGGCTGGCAAATCAGCGGCAAAGTCGGCATTCGCGCCCCTAAAGAATCGGGCAGCGCCACGCTGTTCTGGCTGCAGCGCCAGGACTATTACGACATACGCCTTTCCGGTCCGCTGGGCCGCGGAGCCGCTCGCCTGACCGGGCGCCCGGGCAGCGTGCTTCTGGAAGTGGCCAATCAGGGCCGCTATGAAGCACCGACCCCTGAAGCGCTTTTGGGCGAACAATTGGGCTGGAGCCTGCCAGTGTCACATCTGGTCTGGTGGGTACGCGGCTTGCCTGCGCCCGGCAGCAAAAGCCGGGTAACATTGAATGCTGACAGCCGCCTGGCCAACCTGGAACAGGACGGCTGGAAAATCGAATATTTGAGCTATGTCGAGCAAAACGGCTTCTGGCTGCCTGAGCGGGTCAAGCTGCACGGCCCGGATCTGGATGTCACGCTCGTGGTTAAAGATTGGCAACCTCGCTTGTTGGGTCAATAA
- the ispE gene encoding 4-(cytidine 5'-diphospho)-2-C-methyl-D-erythritol kinase — MQDRLNRNTLVLPSPAKLNLMLHILGRREDGYHELQTLFQFLDYGDEMTFAVRDDGIICLHTEFPGVAHDDNLIVKAAKKLQAQSACPLGIDIWIKKVLPMGGGIGGGSSNAATTLLALNHLWQLAWDEDRLAALGLTLGADVPVFVRGHAAFAEGVGEILTPAEPEEPWYLVLVPQVSVSTAEIFSDPLLTRDSLPIKVRPVPKGNSRNDCEAVVKERYPEVRNALNLLGKYTEAKLTGTGSCIFGAFPNEADADKVLHLLTETLTGFVAKGSNVSMLHRKLQNL, encoded by the coding sequence ATGCAAGACCGTCTGAATCGAAACACTCTGGTTTTGCCCTCCCCGGCAAAGCTTAATCTGATGCTGCACATTCTCGGTCGTCGCGAAGATGGCTATCACGAACTGCAAACGCTGTTTCAATTTCTCGACTACGGCGATGAAATGACCTTTGCCGTGCGTGACGACGGAATCATTTGCCTGCACACCGAATTCCCCGGTGTTGCTCATGACGACAATTTGATCGTCAAGGCCGCAAAAAAGCTTCAGGCACAATCCGCTTGCCCGCTGGGGATCGATATCTGGATCAAAAAAGTGTTGCCCATGGGCGGCGGCATCGGTGGCGGCAGTTCCAATGCCGCCACAACACTGCTCGCGCTCAACCATCTTTGGCAACTGGCCTGGGATGAAGACCGGCTGGCAGCGCTGGGCCTGACTCTTGGGGCCGACGTCCCGGTTTTCGTTCGTGGCCACGCCGCATTTGCTGAAGGTGTCGGCGAAATTCTTACGCCTGCCGAGCCAGAAGAACCCTGGTATCTGGTGCTTGTCCCGCAAGTATCTGTAAGTACTGCAGAAATATTTTCAGATCCGTTGTTGACACGTGACTCTTTGCCCATTAAAGTGCGCCCCGTTCCCAAGGGAAACAGCCGAAACGACTGCGAAGCAGTAGTGAAGGAGCGTTATCCAGAAGTACGTAACGCTTTGAATTTGTTAGGTAAATATACCGAAGCAAAATTAACTGGAACTGGAAGTTGTATATTTGGGGCCTTCCCAAACGAAGCAGATGCTGATAAAGTGCTGCACCTTCTTACAGAGACCCTTACAGGGTTTGTAGCAAAAGGAAGCAACGTTTCGATGTTGCATCGCAAGCTGCAAAATTTGTAA
- a CDS encoding ribose-phosphate pyrophosphokinase, translating into MSKMMVFTGNANPDLARRVVRQLHIPLGDISVGKFSDGEITAEINENVRGKDVFIIQPTCAPTNDNLMELVVMADAFRRSSATRITAVIPYFGYARQDRRPRSARVAISAKVVADMLTVVGIDRVLTVDLHADQIQGFFDIPVDNIYGSPVLVDDIEDQRFENLMIVSPDIGGVVRARAVAKSLGVDLGIIDKRREKANHSEVMHIIGDVEGRTCILVDDMVDTAGTLCHAAKALKEHGASKVFAYCTHPVLSGRAIENIENSMLDELVVTNTIPLSAAAQACSRIRQLDIAPVVAEAVRRISNEESISAMFR; encoded by the coding sequence GTGTCCAAGATGATGGTCTTTACGGGGAACGCTAACCCCGATCTGGCTCGGCGTGTCGTACGTCAGCTGCATATCCCACTCGGTGACATCTCTGTCGGCAAGTTTTCCGACGGCGAAATTACCGCTGAGATTAATGAAAATGTCCGCGGTAAAGACGTTTTCATCATTCAGCCGACTTGTGCTCCGACCAACGATAACCTGATGGAACTCGTCGTGATGGCTGATGCCTTCCGCCGCTCCTCAGCGACTCGTATTACTGCTGTTATTCCTTACTTTGGTTATGCCCGTCAGGATCGCCGTCCGCGTTCCGCACGTGTGGCTATCAGCGCAAAAGTTGTTGCTGACATGCTTACCGTAGTCGGCATCGATCGTGTTCTCACGGTTGATTTGCATGCTGACCAAATCCAGGGTTTCTTCGATATTCCTGTAGATAACATCTATGGCTCCCCAGTTTTGGTGGATGACATCGAAGATCAGCGCTTTGAGAACCTTATGATTGTGTCCCCGGATATCGGCGGCGTCGTGCGTGCACGTGCTGTTGCCAAATCCCTGGGCGTCGATCTGGGTATCATCGACAAACGCCGTGAGAAAGCCAATCACTCTGAAGTGATGCATATCATCGGTGATGTCGAAGGGCGTACCTGTATTCTGGTTGATGACATGGTCGATACCGCCGGCACGTTGTGCCACGCGGCTAAAGCCTTGAAAGAGCATGGTGCTTCCAAAGTGTTCGCCTACTGCACACACCCTGTGCTGTCGGGTCGGGCAATCGAGAATATCGAAAATTCCATGCTGGATGAGCTGGTGGTGACCAACACCATCCCGCTGTCCGCTGCCGCACAAGCCTGTTCGCGTATCCGCCAACTGGATATCGCACCGGTTGTGGCTGAAGCGGTTCGCCGCATCAGCAACGAAGAATCGATCAGCGCGATGTTCCGATAA
- a CDS encoding 50S ribosomal protein L25/general stress protein Ctc yields MNDFTLNAEVRSDLGKGASRRLRRLASLVPAVVYGGEKAPESISMLAKEVAKLLENEAAYSHVIELTVGGVKQNVIIKALQRHPAKGHVMHADFVRVVAGQKLTAIVPVHFVGEAAPIKKGGEISHVVAEIEVSCLPKDLPEFIEVDLANAEVGSIIHLSDITAPKGVEFVALAHGNDLAVANVHAPRVAPEAAE; encoded by the coding sequence ATGAACGATTTTACTCTGAATGCTGAAGTGCGTTCCGACCTGGGGAAAGGTGCGAGCCGCCGCCTGCGTCGTCTCGCAAGCCTGGTTCCAGCTGTAGTTTACGGTGGCGAAAAAGCCCCTGAATCCATCAGCATGCTGGCTAAAGAAGTTGCCAAACTGCTCGAAAACGAAGCTGCTTACAGCCACGTTATCGAACTGACCGTTGGCGGCGTTAAGCAAAACGTGATCATCAAAGCTCTGCAACGTCACCCGGCTAAAGGCCACGTGATGCACGCTGACTTCGTACGCGTTGTTGCTGGTCAAAAACTGACTGCAATCGTACCGGTTCACTTCGTTGGTGAAGCGGCTCCGATCAAGAAAGGCGGCGAGATCTCCCACGTTGTTGCGGAAATCGAAGTTTCCTGCCTGCCAAAAGACCTGCCTGAATTCATCGAAGTTGACCTGGCTAACGCTGAAGTCGGCTCGATCATTCACCTGTCGGACATCACCGCTCCTAAAGGCGTTGAGTTCGTAGCTCTGGCACACGGTAACGACCTGGCAGTAGCCAACGTTCACGCTCCACGTGTTGCACCAGAAGCAGCAGAGTAA
- the pth gene encoding aminoacyl-tRNA hydrolase: protein MTAIKLIVGLGNPGTEYEQTRHNAGALFVERLAAANGVNLVADRKYFGLTGRFSHQGQDVRLLIPTTYMNRSGQAVAALAGFYRIAPESILVAHDELDLPPGVAKLKLGGGHGGHNGLRDIIAQLGNNKDFYRLRLGIGHPGVASMVSNFVLGRAPRAEQEKLDASIDFALGVLPDILAGEWNRAMKNLHSQKA from the coding sequence GTGACCGCCATAAAACTGATCGTTGGCCTGGGAAATCCAGGCACCGAATACGAACAGACCCGGCATAACGCAGGGGCCCTTTTTGTTGAGCGTCTCGCGGCAGCCAATGGGGTAAACCTCGTTGCAGACCGCAAATATTTTGGCCTGACCGGGCGCTTCAGCCACCAGGGTCAGGATGTTCGTCTGTTGATTCCCACCACCTATATGAACCGAAGCGGCCAGGCCGTTGCGGCGCTTGCCGGTTTCTACCGCATTGCGCCGGAATCCATATTGGTGGCCCACGACGAACTCGATCTCCCGCCAGGCGTTGCCAAGCTCAAGCTGGGCGGCGGCCACGGAGGTCACAACGGATTGCGCGACATCATCGCGCAACTGGGGAACAACAAAGATTTCTACCGTCTGCGGCTTGGCATTGGCCACCCGGGCGTCGCCAGCATGGTGTCCAACTTTGTCCTCGGTCGTGCGCCACGCGCCGAACAGGAAAAACTGGATGCCAGCATCGATTTTGCCCTCGGCGTGCTGCCGGATATCCTCGCCGGGGAATGGAACCGTGCGATGAAAAACCTGCACAGCCAGAAGGCCTGA
- the ychF gene encoding redox-regulated ATPase YchF, which produces MGFNCGIVGLPNVGKSTLFNALTKSGIAAENFPFCTIEPNTGIVPMPDPRLDALAAIVKPQRILPTTMEFVDIAGLVAGASKGEGLGNKFLANIRETDAIAHVVRCFEDENVIHVSNSVDPKRDIEIIDLELIFADLDSCEKQLQKVARNAKGGDKEAVAQKALLEQLIAHFTLGKPARSLIKNMDADEKAIIKGFHLLTTKPVMYIANVAEDGFENNPLLDVVLAIAEEEGAIVVPVCNKIEAEIAELDDGEEKDMFLEALGLEEPGLNRVIRAGYEMLDLQTYFTAGVQEVRAWTVKVGATAPQAAGVIHTDFEKGFIRAEVIAYDDFIKFNGEAGAKEAGKWRLEGKEYIVKDGDVLHFRFNV; this is translated from the coding sequence ATGGGATTCAACTGCGGCATCGTCGGCCTGCCTAACGTCGGCAAGTCCACCCTGTTCAACGCCCTTACCAAGTCCGGTATCGCGGCCGAGAACTTCCCCTTCTGCACGATCGAGCCGAACACCGGTATCGTGCCGATGCCCGACCCACGCCTGGACGCGCTGGCTGCCATCGTCAAGCCACAGCGTATCCTGCCGACCACCATGGAGTTCGTTGATATCGCGGGCCTGGTGGCTGGCGCATCGAAAGGTGAAGGCCTGGGTAACAAGTTCCTGGCCAACATCCGTGAGACCGATGCCATCGCTCACGTGGTCCGCTGCTTTGAAGACGAAAACGTTATTCACGTTTCCAACAGCGTTGACCCGAAACGCGACATCGAAATCATCGACCTTGAGCTGATCTTCGCCGACCTCGACAGCTGCGAAAAGCAACTGCAGAAAGTCGCGCGCAATGCCAAAGGCGGTGACAAGGAAGCCGTAGCCCAAAAAGCCCTGCTGGAACAGCTGATCGCCCACTTCACCCTGGGCAAGCCGGCACGCAGCCTGATCAAGAACATGGACGCAGATGAGAAAGCCATCATCAAAGGCTTCCACCTGCTGACCACCAAGCCGGTGATGTACATCGCCAACGTGGCTGAAGACGGTTTTGAGAACAACCCGTTGCTGGACGTTGTGCTGGCTATCGCTGAAGAAGAAGGCGCGATCGTTGTTCCGGTCTGCAACAAGATCGAAGCAGAAATCGCCGAGCTTGATGACGGCGAAGAGAAAGACATGTTCCTGGAGGCCCTGGGCCTTGAAGAGCCTGGTCTTAACCGTGTGATTCGCGCCGGTTACGAAATGCTGGACCTGCAAACCTACTTCACCGCCGGCGTGCAGGAAGTTCGCGCCTGGACAGTAAAAGTAGGTGCGACCGCCCCTCAAGCAGCCGGTGTGATCCACACCGACTTCGAAAAAGGCTTTATCCGCGCTGAAGTTATCGCCTACGACGATTTCATCAAGTTCAACGGGGAAGCGGGCGCGAAAGAAGCCGGTAAGTGGCGTCTGGAAGGCAAGGAATACATCGTTAAAGACGGTGACGTCCTGCACTTCCGTTTCAACGTGTAA
- a CDS encoding aromatic acid exporter family protein: protein MIPRAKFLSRYTDPIVEKIKARWSLGWRDALASAIAAALAWIIARHFFGHIHPVFAAISAVVCLAPGLPSHGKQAVGLMVGVATGIIVGEAALWLPDAYPLVRIGFATFSAIAIAALYGLGAVVPIQAGVSAVLMLAVGPESAGVVRMLDVVVGSCVGLVFSQILLTPNPIGIIDSSAKELLEKLASGFGKSLQALEGQDAAKAQNAVQIFSRAHDSLIALENGISMARNTARWTLRGRFVSREVKDIASRYERHAVRLYASSLLFAEAFADALRKEQGPAPSSLHERLANVASGCASIASDDEHPVLIPVAGDESADVVSAPWQLCMQHLSTVESALLTFGFTTQGDSRKNPE, encoded by the coding sequence ATGATTCCCCGCGCCAAATTCCTCAGCCGCTATACCGACCCCATAGTCGAAAAAATCAAAGCCCGCTGGTCCCTGGGCTGGCGAGACGCCCTGGCCTCAGCCATTGCCGCCGCACTGGCGTGGATTATCGCCCGGCATTTTTTCGGTCACATACACCCCGTGTTTGCCGCAATCAGTGCCGTGGTGTGCCTGGCTCCAGGCCTGCCCAGTCATGGCAAGCAAGCGGTGGGCCTGATGGTGGGTGTCGCCACCGGGATCATCGTAGGCGAAGCCGCCTTGTGGTTGCCGGATGCTTACCCGTTGGTGCGTATTGGCTTTGCCACCTTCTCTGCCATCGCCATCGCGGCACTCTATGGCCTGGGGGCCGTGGTGCCCATCCAGGCCGGTGTATCGGCGGTGCTGATGCTGGCCGTAGGCCCGGAAAGTGCTGGCGTGGTACGGATGCTTGATGTGGTCGTGGGCTCATGCGTCGGGCTGGTTTTCAGCCAGATACTGCTGACCCCCAACCCGATCGGCATTATCGACAGCTCCGCCAAGGAGTTGCTCGAAAAGCTGGCGTCGGGATTCGGTAAAAGCCTGCAAGCTCTCGAAGGACAAGATGCGGCCAAGGCTCAAAATGCCGTGCAGATATTTTCCAGGGCCCACGACAGCCTTATTGCCCTGGAGAACGGCATCAGCATGGCCCGCAATACCGCCCGCTGGACCTTGCGCGGGCGCTTTGTATCACGGGAAGTCAAAGACATTGCCAGCCGTTACGAGCGCCACGCCGTGCGTTTATACGCCAGCTCCCTGTTGTTTGCAGAAGCCTTTGCCGATGCCTTGCGCAAGGAACAGGGCCCGGCACCGTCCTCCCTCCACGAACGGCTGGCAAACGTTGCTTCAGGCTGCGCCTCGATCGCCAGCGACGATGAACACCCGGTACTCATCCCCGTAGCCGGCGATGAATCGGCCGATGTTGTGTCAGCACCATGGCAGCTGTGCATGCAGCACTTGAGCACCGTTGAAAGCGCCCT